The genomic interval ACGATTTGTAAAGGCTCTCTCAGAAGCTGAGAACCAGATCCACCTGGCGATTTCGAATGCAGGAGATAGCATCAATGCCGATGATCGCAAGATCTTTGATGCCCATATAAGCTGTCTGCGAGACCCCGATCTAGTCTCCGCCGTCAAGACCAGAATTTCCAGCGAAGGCATCTGTGCCGAAGCGGTCTGGCGTGAGGAGATCATCAGGCTTTCCGGAATCTATTCCGCTCTTGATGATCGGTTGCTCAGAGAGCGGGCCGGGGACATAATTGATGTTGGTCGGCGGGTTCTTGCCATCCTTTATGGCAGCCAGAGCGATGACGGGCAGGTGACCGAGCCCGCAATCCTCGCCTATGAAGAATTGCGCCCCTCAGACATCCTGTCGCTTGATCACGGCGCAGTTCTTGGCATCTGCACCATGTTGGGTGGCGAAACGTCCCATGCTGCCATTCTCGCAAGTGCACTGGGAATTCCTGTTGTTTTTGCCCTTGGTGCCGATCTTGCCGGTGTGCCTGAAGGGCAACGGGCGCTGCTTGATGGAAGCGACGCACGGATCATTATTGACCCGGATGAGAAAACCATCGCTAGGGCAGAGCAGGAACGCAAGATCTTGAAAGACCGCCTTGCTCGCGCTGAAGAGGTCCGGCATCTGCCTGCCGAGATGCTTGATGGTCACAAGGTGCGTGCTGCGGCAAATATGGCATCCATCAGTGAGCTTGAAGGGATCACGGATAGCGGAGCCGAAGAAGTGGGGCTGCTGCGCACCGAATTTCTCTACATGCAACGCGACGTCGCGCCAGGGGAAGAAGAGCAGTATGATATCTATCGCTCGATCGTGACCGGACTTGCCGGGCGGCCCCTGACCATCCGCACTGCGGACATCGGGGGGGACAAGCCGGTCCCCTATCTTGAGCGTCCGACAGAGGATAACCCCAATCTCGGCTGGCGGGGCATACGCTACAGCCTTGCGATGCCAGATTTCTTCAAAACGCAACTTGCCGCCATTCTGCGTGCCAGTGCCCATGGTCCTGTGCGGATCATGTTCCCCCTTGTCAGCACGCTTGAGGAAGTGATGGCGGGCAAGGCTATGGTTCGGGACGTGATGGAGCTGTTGCGCGCGCGTGATCAGTCCTTTGACACCCATCTCGAAATCGGGTTGATGATCGAGGTTCCGGCAGCCGCTGACCTTGCAAGTCGGCTTGCGCGGGAGGTAGATTTCTTCAGCATCGGCACGAACGACCTGACCCAATATATGTTGGCTACGGATCGCGCGAACCCGAATGTCCGATCTCTTTATGATCCGCTTCACCCGGCTGTCCTGCATATGATAGCGAAGGTGATCAGGGCGGCTCACGATGAGGGCAAATGGGTCGGAATGTGCGGAGCTCTGGCTGGCGATACGGACGCTTTGCCACTGCTTGCAGGGCTAGGGCTTGACGAGTTCAGCATGCCGCCTTCTGGTATCGCCGAATTCAAGCTCGCGCTTTGTCAGCTACAGCTGCAGGATTGCCAGATGTTGGCAGAAACGGTCTTGCAATTGGACACAGCAAGCCGGGTCCGGGAACAGTTAAGCTTGTTCAGCAAGAGGCAACAGGCGCAGTCATAAACTCGAAACCCTTGATCGTTGGATAGGCAGCTTTCACCATCTTAATCCACGAACAGGCATGATCAGGCATGATCGGTTGCTACAACGGGCCAAGATCTTTCTCGTCGCGCTGACGGGGGACAATGGACAGTGAGGCTTGAGCCTTGCTCGGTCCCCATTCGGCAGCAAGTTATATGCCCAGTGCAGCTTTGACTTCGTTGATGCGCGTGCGGCTCACAGGAGCTGAAGACAGGGAAGTGATACCCTCGAAAATGCATTTCCCATTGTCTTTGCTGCGGGTAAAGCCTTTGACCTGACGAATATTGACGATGAACGAGCGGTGGGTCTGAATGAAGTGGTCTGGTAATTGCTCGCGCGCTTCAGAAATAGACCATGAGCAGAAGTGCTTGCCGCTGCCTGTATGCAGCACGGTGTAACGCCCTTCGGCCTGAAAAGCGGCAACTTCTTCGGGCAAGATGAATTCTATCTGTCTGTTCTTGCGCTCAATCGGTATGCGGACAGGGTCTTTTCTGGTTGCGACAGGCGGCTGGCTGGGAGCGTCGTCCACCTTTGCCTGTTCGATTGCTGCCTCAGCGATCTGTGCTGCTGAGGGAGAGGAGGCTTCTGGCGTTGTAACGGGGTGGTCATGAGCTGGCACAAGAAATGTCGTTGCTGTGAACAGAAAGGCACCGCAGATAATGAAGGTGGCGAAAATCACCAGCAAGGCTAACGAACCATGGTCAATTGCCATGCTTATCGGCTCGTTGACCGGCAACACCGCAAAGCCTGTCCAGTAAATGCCTGCATAATGGATCAGTGACACGGACACGCCAAAAATGAATGTACCCAGAATGATGTTTCTTCTGGTTCTTTGCTTATAGGCGAGCCAGACCGCCAGAAAGCCCGTTGCCGGGCCGATGATGATGATGACAGTCTGTCCCAAATAGTCAAAAACAGGGATACAGCCCTGAATACCCAATAGACCGACATAATGCATCGTGACGATGCCATAGCCAAGAAAGCAGCCGGCGATAATCGTATTGAGAAGACTGCGGCGAGCGAAATGCATGATGAGCAGTGCCGTGCCCGTCATCAGAATGGCAATGAGAATGGAGCTCAGTGTCCATGGTGCATCGTAAGAAGTGGATACCGGCAATTCGAGCGCCAGAATCGCGACAAAATGCATTGACCAGATGCCACCGCCAAAGACAACAGCGGCCATTCCGATCGACAGCTTTCGCTTGTTGATGGACAATTCCGAAATGCCATTTGTTACCGCAAAACCGGTAAAGGCTGCCAGTACCGACACCACGATAGAGGCAATCACCAACGGCAGATTGTAGGAATAGGTTATCATCCGCTCTAGTGCTCCGATGGTCACGTTTCTGCCTGTGAAACCGAACAGGTCCAAGGCTCGCGCACCATTTCCTTTCACAACAGTCTTAAATGGTCAACGGCATGTGCCCGACCATCGCTCCTTCCTCTCGAACAAGCCCGCAGACACTTTAGAATGAATCACGACATTAGTGAGTTGCTGGCAGCAAACATTGCTCTCCGTCAAAATGCGGTGCCAGAATGCCGCTGTGATGAAAATACCGACCAGAGTTTTCCTGAGTTGGCAGGCTCGCAAAACGAGATTTTTCAAATTTCACCCGTACTGATAGCAAATTTCGCTTTTTGCAGGGCTCCAAATAGAGACTGTTGCTACTCCTTCGTCCGCAGCACCACGATTCTAAAAAATGCATGAAAAATGAACCGTTTTTCGTGCGCATTTCGTGCGGGCAAATTCGCATTTCGTGCATGGCCATCGCCTCCGAGCGGTCGATTGATCCAAATCATCAACGCAGATCCGGCTTATCGACAGTGTCTGCTTTGCCGGAAAGACCCCCGCAGCCTTTAACATGATCACGACCACGATCGGGCCGGGCTGGCAAGAAAGGACCAGGTGACTTGTCGTCATGCACGAAGCAAGCATCGCGATGAGCATCTTGCGCATCGCAGTTACAGCAATGGAGGACCAGCACGATGCTGAAGTGGATCTTATCAGAATTTCGATTGGCAAGTTGAAAGCGATCGAGCCCGAGTTGCTTGTCCATTCCTTCTCCGCTCTGTCCAAGGGAACGGTTTGCGAGAAGGCTCGGTTGGACTATCGCGAAATCCCGGTGACAGTGCGCTGCCACTCTTGTGAAGCGATCAGTGAAATCCAGCGCTTTCGCTTTCACTGTGCTGAATGCGGAGGGACCGACCTGGAAATCCTGACAGGACGGGAACTCAGGGTCGAGAAGATTTTAGCCATGCCCGTCCTGACACGGGGCCTTTCAAAACATGTCTGTAGCTCATGCTAGAGAAAGCCGAACTATGAGATCAAAAACACCAAACAAGATCATTTATGTGGACCCGCAAAAATGCCTCGGATGCCACAGTTGTGAATTTTCCTGTGCCATGGCGCACAGTGCCTCGACATCCATGTTCGATGTAGAAGCGATGAAAGATGCTGTCAGCCGCACTCATGTGGTGCGGGTGGATGACATCAATGTGCCCATGCAATGCCGCCATTGCGAAGATGCGCCCTGTACGAAAGTGTGCCCGACTGGCGCGTTGCGTCAGGCAGAGGGGCAAGGGTCCGTTTCCATCAACGAGCAAAGCTGTATCGGCTGCAAACTGTGTTCCATGGTTTGTCCATTCGGAGTGATTTCGGTTGTTGCCCGTCCTGACCAGCAGGCCAACGCCACCAGCAACAATGCAATCGCAACCAAATGCGACCTTTGCGAAGAATGGCGAGCACAGAATGGCGAAACCGAGACCGCTTGCGAGAAGGCTTGTCCCACGGATGCCATCAAGCTTGTGGACCTCTACGAGTATCGCAACGCCCTGACCAGAGCCCGCGCAGCGGAAGTTGCCAAGGCTCACAAATCCATCCAGTTCTCTTTCTGAACAACCGACCGGAATCCACTTCGTGACCGACAAATCTGACAGGGCCAATCCCACACAGCCGCCATTATGGGGGCCGGGAAGTTCCAGGCCAGAACCGACGCTTGGGGCATGTGCAAGATGCTCTGGCATCTCCAAACTCCTATCCGAACTGGATCCGACCAACAGGCAAGCAGCCTCCTGCGAGGGATGCAATCCTCTTGCCCAGACCCTTCGTTCCACGCAACGGGAAGACACATAAAATGGACCAAAGAGTAAAAACCACCGACGCACCTGTCGCCGACATGATTACCCGGGCCGAAGCGCAAAATATCGAGACCGCCTATGATCGCTATCAGACGCAACAGCCACAGTGCGGATTCGGTACGCTTGGGCTATGTTGCCGCTTCTGCTGGAAAGGCCCTTGCCGGATTGATCCTTTTGGCAAAGGCCCGCAGCGCGGCATATGCGGCGCAGACCAGCACACGATTGTTGCCCGTCAACTGGCTCGCATGATGGCAGCCGGTGCCAGTGCACACTCCGACCATGGTCGCCACATCCTGCATGCTCTGCGCAAGCTCGCCGATGGTGAAATCACCGACATGTATGAAATCAAGGATGAAGCGAAGCTCATTGCCACAGCCAAGCGCATGGGCATCAAGACCGATGATCGCGCCGTCATGGATGTCGCCAGGGATTTGGTCAAGTCGTCCTATGATGACTTCGGCAATCAGGACGAAGACCGCGTAATGAGCTGGCTGAAGGTCTCTCTGCCGCAAAAACGCATTGATCTATTCAAGAAACTGGATGTACTCGCCCCCAACATCGACATGGCTATCGCCCAGACGGTATCGCGCACCAATGTGGGGTGTGATGCTGATCCGGCCAACATTATTCTGGGTGGCATTCGTGCTGCAATCACCGACTTTGACGGTATGGTGCTGGCAACGGAACTCTCCGACATCCTGTTTGGCACCCCCAGCCCGGTTGTGAGTGAAGCTGATCTTGGCGTCATCAACGAAAATGCCGTCAATATCGCGGTCAATGGACACAACCCGCTCGTTGCCGAGGCTGTCTGCGCGGTTGCCGCTCAGATGCAGGATCAGGCCAAGGCGCTTGGGGCCAAGGATGGCATCAACATCGTCGGCGTCTGCTGCACCGGCAACGAAGCGATGTTGCGTCACGGAGTGCCGATGGCTGCCAACTATCTCAGTCAGGAAATGGTGATGGTTACCGGCGCAATCGACGCGATGGTCGTCGACGTGCAGTGCATCATGCCAGGCATCGTGACCGTCGCTGACAACTTCCATACCGTTGTTATCACCACCCATGACGAGAACAAGATCCCGGGGGCCGTCCATAAGAGCGTGCATCCCGAGAATGCTCGCGCCGCAGCAGAGGATATCGTCAAGACCGCACTTGAGGCCTATACCCGGCGCAATCCGGCCAATGTGTTGATACCCGAAGGCAAGGAAACCTGCATTGTCGGTTTCTCTACCGAGTCCATCGTTGAGGTTCTTCAGCGCATTAACGCGGAAGATCCGTTGAAGCCTCTGATCGATGCCATCGTGTCCGGCCAGATCAAGGGTGTCGCCCTCTTTGCGGGATGCAACACGACCCAGATCGATCAGGACCGCAACTTCAAGGCCCTCGGTCGCGAATTGGCCAAGAAAGACGTGTTGCTGCTTGCCACCGGTTGCGGGGCAGGCGCGTTCGCCAAGGATGGCCTGATGACGCAGGAAGCGGTTGAAAAATTCGCAGGCCCCGGCCTCAAGTCTGTTCTCACAACCCTTGGAGAAGCCGCCGGTCTCAATGGCCCGCTGCCACTGGTTTTCCATATGGGATCCTGTGTTGACAACAGCCGCGCTGTAATGGTCGCCACCGCTCTGGCAGAAAAACTGGGCGTTGACCTGTCTGACCTGCCGGTCGTTGCCAGTGCTCCGGAAGCCATGGCCGAGAAAGCCGTTGCCATCGGCAGCTGGTCTGTTGCTCTGGGCTTCCCAACCCATCTGGGCAATATCCCGCAGATCATGGGCTCCGACCAGGTTGTTAAACTGGTCACCGAGACCAGCAAGGAACTGTTTGGTGGCTACTTCGTGGTGGATCCCGATCCAGAAAGCGCCGCCGAAACCCTCTATGAGGCCATTCTCGAGCGACGCAAGGCTTTGGGACTCTAACTAAAAGCTCCCAAGACGCAGGGCGGGTGCCTTTCAGGTCTTCTCAGCCCGCCCTGCATTCCACCGGATCTCCTCGATGAGGTCCTTTCGAGCAAAATTAAACTGATTGATGGGTGAAGCAGGATGAAAATCGCGATTGCAGGCAAGGGGGGAGTGGGCAAAACGACCCTCACCAGCTTACTCGCCCGGTCTTTCTCCGCCGATGGCATTCGGGTTCTGGCAATTGATGCCGACCCGGACGCCAATCTTGCCGGTGCAATCGGCATCGATGCAAATGTGCGCGAGACACTGGTGCCATTAGCGGACATGAAGGATTTGGCGGCTGAGCGAACCGGCCATGGCAGCGGCTTTGGCGGCTTTTTCAAGCTCAACCCGACCGTTGATGACTTGCCGGAAGAATTGTCGGTGAAATTCGAGGGCATCCGCGTGCTCTCCCTTGGCTTTATTCAGCACGGTGGCTCTGGCTGCGTCTGCCCGCAGCACACCATACTTCGCGCCCTTATGAGCCATATCCTGCTCAAGGAAGATGATGTCGTCCTGATGGATATGGATGCGGGTGTTGAGCATCTGGGACGAGGAACCTCGGAAGCGGTGGATCTGCTGATCGTTGTCGTTGAACCGGGGCGCAGAAGCCTGGAAACGGCGGCGCAAATCGAGCGCTTGGCGGCAGATCTCGGCATCGCAAAGATCGCCTATGTCGGCTCGAAGATCCGTGATGATGATGACCTCGATTTTCTCACCAAGGCGCTTGAGAACAAGAATTTTCTTGGAGCCTTGCGGTTGAGCGAAGCCATCCGGGATGCCGATCGCAATGATCGCGCGCCTTTTGACCAAACCGGTGCTCCACTGGCCGAAATTCAATCGATCCGCGAACGCATAGAAGAACTCACGGCCGATGCGTGACGTGAAAGGATACAGACATGTGCCTGATGAAACTTGAATATACCCCCGAAGATGGAAATGCCATTCGCATCGAAAATGTCTTTAACGTCCGGACCACAGACGAGGGGCTTGTCGTTGAAACCCTGCTTGATGGTAGACATATATTGCCCGCCTTCAAACTGGTCGCTCTGGATTGTTCGCAAGGCTGGATCAGAGTTTCTCCCGCGATGGCAGGAGAATTGGCACATGTGTGACCACGACCATGACCATAACCATGTCAATGGCTGCCACCATCAACACCCCGATGGCCATTCTCACGCCTCTCAGCAGTCGCACGATGACGCTTCGACAGAGGGAGCGGCTCAACCCGCTCCTTTGGACTTTCACCGCGCGGGCGCACTGGTTAGCCATTGGGCGATCCATCTGGAACAGCATGCGGGCGAAATAGAGCAAGTGTTGTTAGTGGCGCAAGGGGGCGACCGGTCTGTTTGGAACCGTTTGAAGGATGCCCAAATGAAAATGCTGGAAGCCTCAACTCTTCTGCAGCAAGCAGCAGATCAGCTTACCTCCGACACGGATCTGCCTTCAGGGCCGGTCCATAATCATCGATAATCGGGGAGAGCGACCATGTGCGGAAATTGCGGCTGCAGCCATCATGACCATCCTCATCATCACGGTGGCCATCACCATCATCATGCCGATCATATAGTGGAGCCGGTGCTGGAAGTTGACGTTTTGGAAGACATTCTGGCAGGCAATGATCAGATTGCTCTGGAAATTCGAGACGCACTCGCCGAAAGGGGCCTTTTGGGGCTCAATCTCATGTCGTCACCCGGTTCGGGCAAGACACGATTGCTCGAAGAGACCGCCGAGCGGATAGGCGCCAGTGCAATGGCGGTAATCGAAGGCGATCTGGAAACAGAAAATGACGCCAATCGCATTCGGGCCCGCGGCGTTCCTGCCTTTCAGATTTCAACCGGTTCAGCCTGTCATCTGGATGCGTCAATGGTCGCGCATGGCCTCGACCATCTTCAATGGCAGATGACCGATTATCTCTTCATCGAGAATGTTGGCAATCTGATCTGTCCGGCAACATTTGATCTCGGCCAGCATCGCAATGTGGTGCTGCTGTCCGTTACGGAAGGCGCGGACAAAGCGGAAAAATACCCTGTCATGTTTCGCGCCGCCGACTGTGTGCTGATCACAAAGGCTGACTTGCTGCCGGTGATCGAGGAGTTCGATCTTGAGGACGCCAAACGGTCCATTCGGCAGGTCAACCCCGACGCTCCGATCATCACATTATCCAGTAAGTCCGGTGAGGGGGTCCAATCCTGGCTCGACTGGCTCGCAAGCCAATTGGCATCCACGATCAGAAAGACGAGTGACTAAAGATGCACACTCCTGAAATGTTAGTTTATCAGCCGTGGCTTGCCTATCTTGGTACTGCACTGCTGTTGGCGGGGGAATTGTTTGCCCTGTTGTACTGGCGCGATTTGAAGCGCGTCCTGTTCCTCTCGACCATTGCCGAGATAGGTTTCGCTCTCATCGGGTTTGCTCTTGCCGGCACCGGACCTCTGGCTGGTGGCATGCATATTGTCTATCAGCTCGTCATGCGGCTCCTGGTCATTCTGGCGGCAGGCCAGCTGGCATCTCGATCCGGTGGATGGCGCTGCGACACGCTTCGCGGCAGCGGGCGAGCCATGCCATTTTTCGGGATTTCTCTGGCTTTCGGTCTGTTTTCCCTGCTTGGACTCTCGCCCTTCAAGGGGGCTATGAGCCGGTTTCTTGTGGTTTACGAACTGGTGGGCGAAGACCTTTGGTTTCTCGCAGGCGCGGCCACATTGGCCAGTATCATTGCGGGGATCTATTCGATCCGCATCATTCAGGAGATCTGCTTTGCGCAGCCAGAGCAAGTTGAAACCTTGCCTCAATCCACACAGGCTTCTGCTCATAGTGATTTTTCCTTCACCTCTCCGGTGAGCTGGTTCCTCATGCTGCTGTGCCTCTTGACGGCGCTGATGAATTTCTTTCCCGAACCGGTTGCCCATGTGGCCAAGTTGTTGTTCGGGCTGCATTCCGAGTTGCCGCATATTGAGGGGCCATGGCCGATGCTGTCGGTGCCGCCCTATGTCGGCGCCTTCGGTCTGCTCCTGATCGGCCTCTTCTCCGAGCGTCTGCGCAATGGGGCCGCGATCCTTCTTGCTGCGGCGACACTCGGGACAATTGTGCTGTCTGGCGGCCATGATCCGGTTTCCTACCTGTTTGCCCTGTTGTTTGCAGTCGTGATGCTGGCTGTCACGGTCTATTCCGTTGCCTATATGGATCACGAGCGCGACAGAAACGCCTACTATTTCTTCCTCTTCCTGATGTCGGGCAGCCTGATCGGCCTTGCCATGGCCGAAGATATTGGTTCCTTCTACATGTTCTGGGAGCTGATGACCTGGTCAAGCTATCTGCTGATCGTCCAACCGCGCACGCGCGAGGCGCTCCTTGCCGGTGAGCGCTATTTTGTCATGTGTCTTGGCGGTGCCTATGTCATGCTGCTGGGGCTGATCTGGTTGGCCAGAGAGGTTGGCGGTTTCGACTTCTCCATCGTATACGCCCATGCCACTTCGCTTGAACCGATCACGGCAACCCTCATCGGCCTGTTGCTCTTTGTCGGCTTCGCGGTCAA from uncultured Cohaesibacter sp. carries:
- a CDS encoding MHYT domain-containing protein, giving the protein MDLFGFTGRNVTIGALERMITYSYNLPLVIASIVVSVLAAFTGFAVTNGISELSINKRKLSIGMAAVVFGGGIWSMHFVAILALELPVSTSYDAPWTLSSILIAILMTGTALLIMHFARRSLLNTIIAGCFLGYGIVTMHYVGLLGIQGCIPVFDYLGQTVIIIIGPATGFLAVWLAYKQRTRRNIILGTFIFGVSVSLIHYAGIYWTGFAVLPVNEPISMAIDHGSLALLVIFATFIICGAFLFTATTFLVPAHDHPVTTPEASSPSAAQIAEAAIEQAKVDDAPSQPPVATRKDPVRIPIERKNRQIEFILPEEVAAFQAEGRYTVLHTGSGKHFCSWSISEAREQLPDHFIQTHRSFIVNIRQVKGFTRSKDNGKCIFEGITSLSSAPVSRTRINEVKAALGI
- a CDS encoding AAA family ATPase, whose translation is MKIAIAGKGGVGKTTLTSLLARSFSADGIRVLAIDADPDANLAGAIGIDANVRETLVPLADMKDLAAERTGHGSGFGGFFKLNPTVDDLPEELSVKFEGIRVLSLGFIQHGGSGCVCPQHTILRALMSHILLKEDDVVLMDMDAGVEHLGRGTSEAVDLLIVVVEPGRRSLETAAQIERLAADLGIAKIAYVGSKIRDDDDLDFLTKALENKNFLGALRLSEAIRDADRNDRAPFDQTGAPLAEIQSIRERIEELTADA
- the cooS gene encoding anaerobic carbon-monoxide dehydrogenase catalytic subunit; this encodes MDQRVKTTDAPVADMITRAEAQNIETAYDRYQTQQPQCGFGTLGLCCRFCWKGPCRIDPFGKGPQRGICGADQHTIVARQLARMMAAGASAHSDHGRHILHALRKLADGEITDMYEIKDEAKLIATAKRMGIKTDDRAVMDVARDLVKSSYDDFGNQDEDRVMSWLKVSLPQKRIDLFKKLDVLAPNIDMAIAQTVSRTNVGCDADPANIILGGIRAAITDFDGMVLATELSDILFGTPSPVVSEADLGVINENAVNIAVNGHNPLVAEAVCAVAAQMQDQAKALGAKDGINIVGVCCTGNEAMLRHGVPMAANYLSQEMVMVTGAIDAMVVDVQCIMPGIVTVADNFHTVVITTHDENKIPGAVHKSVHPENARAAAEDIVKTALEAYTRRNPANVLIPEGKETCIVGFSTESIVEVLQRINAEDPLKPLIDAIVSGQIKGVALFAGCNTTQIDQDRNFKALGRELAKKDVLLLATGCGAGAFAKDGLMTQEAVEKFAGPGLKSVLTTLGEAAGLNGPLPLVFHMGSCVDNSRAVMVATALAEKLGVDLSDLPVVASAPEAMAEKAVAIGSWSVALGFPTHLGNIPQIMGSDQVVKLVTETSKELFGGYFVVDPDPESAAETLYEAILERRKALGL
- the ptsP gene encoding phosphoenolpyruvate--protein phosphotransferase; translation: MIGIVIVSHSRKLSDGLKEIADAMSGAPVPIASAGGIDDSENPLGTDGIRILDAIREVMSDEGVLIFADLGSARLNAEMALDLLEPEEQTMVRFCDAPIVEGVLAATVQIAAGGSMQEAMKEARQSVQLEADEEQPASEPSNTLSRSFTIRTLLGLHARPAALLVRKMNAFAGDIRIANITKGRKAANAKSINGVMLSEVTANDTISISTGPEQAEAVFAAVEELVKDNFGEEGMAPPKAEPASVPEQKQSSTPTGAITQGELSGLSIARGFAIGPIHHVGGALQSAEPVAIEDTGAEIERFVKALSEAENQIHLAISNAGDSINADDRKIFDAHISCLRDPDLVSAVKTRISSEGICAEAVWREEIIRLSGIYSALDDRLLRERAGDIIDVGRRVLAILYGSQSDDGQVTEPAILAYEELRPSDILSLDHGAVLGICTMLGGETSHAAILASALGIPVVFALGADLAGVPEGQRALLDGSDARIIIDPDEKTIARAEQERKILKDRLARAEEVRHLPAEMLDGHKVRAAANMASISELEGITDSGAEEVGLLRTEFLYMQRDVAPGEEEQYDIYRSIVTGLAGRPLTIRTADIGGDKPVPYLERPTEDNPNLGWRGIRYSLAMPDFFKTQLAAILRASAHGPVRIMFPLVSTLEEVMAGKAMVRDVMELLRARDQSFDTHLEIGLMIEVPAAADLASRLAREVDFFSIGTNDLTQYMLATDRANPNVRSLYDPLHPAVLHMIAKVIRAAHDEGKWVGMCGALAGDTDALPLLAGLGLDEFSMPPSGIAEFKLALCQLQLQDCQMLAETVLQLDTASRVREQLSLFSKRQQAQS
- a CDS encoding hydrogenase maturation nickel metallochaperone HypA — its product is MHEASIAMSILRIAVTAMEDQHDAEVDLIRISIGKLKAIEPELLVHSFSALSKGTVCEKARLDYREIPVTVRCHSCEAISEIQRFRFHCAECGGTDLEILTGRELRVEKILAMPVLTRGLSKHVCSSC
- the hypB gene encoding hydrogenase nickel incorporation protein HypB, which gives rise to MCGNCGCSHHDHPHHHGGHHHHHADHIVEPVLEVDVLEDILAGNDQIALEIRDALAERGLLGLNLMSSPGSGKTRLLEETAERIGASAMAVIEGDLETENDANRIRARGVPAFQISTGSACHLDASMVAHGLDHLQWQMTDYLFIENVGNLICPATFDLGQHRNVVLLSVTEGADKAEKYPVMFRAADCVLITKADLLPVIEEFDLEDAKRSIRQVNPDAPIITLSSKSGEGVQSWLDWLASQLASTIRKTSD
- a CDS encoding 4Fe-4S dicluster domain-containing protein, whose product is MRSKTPNKIIYVDPQKCLGCHSCEFSCAMAHSASTSMFDVEAMKDAVSRTHVVRVDDINVPMQCRHCEDAPCTKVCPTGALRQAEGQGSVSINEQSCIGCKLCSMVCPFGVISVVARPDQQANATSNNAIATKCDLCEEWRAQNGETETACEKACPTDAIKLVDLYEYRNALTRARAAEVAKAHKSIQFSF